A single region of the Pseudomonas mandelii genome encodes:
- a CDS encoding DNA topoisomerase IB: MPDTALPDVLPPDLHYVDDTQPGITRKRLRGKFCYFNSAGQRITDPDEIKRLNALAVPPAYTNVWICADPRGHLQATGRDARGRKQYRYHARWREVRDADKYSRLRDFGLALPKLRKQLETLLDAPDFSRDKVMATVITLLDATLIRVGNTQYARENRSYGLTTLRSRHVEVNGSAILFQFRGKSGVEHQITLKDRRLARIIKRCLEIPGQDLFQYLDENGERHTVSSSDVNAYLQTLTGADFTAKDYRTWAGSVLALSVLRELQWEPESDAKRHVVEMVKNVARQLGNTPAVCRKCYIHPAVLEGFMLGALAQLPRPRLRKGLRAEEVGLAMYLEKMIAEAESTK; encoded by the coding sequence ATGCCCGATACCGCGCTGCCCGATGTGCTGCCACCCGACCTGCACTACGTCGACGACACGCAGCCTGGAATCACCCGCAAACGCTTGCGCGGCAAATTCTGCTACTTCAATTCTGCGGGCCAGCGCATTACCGATCCCGACGAAATCAAGCGCCTCAACGCCCTTGCCGTGCCGCCGGCCTATACCAATGTGTGGATCTGCGCCGACCCGCGTGGTCATTTGCAAGCCACCGGCCGTGACGCTCGCGGTCGCAAGCAATACCGTTATCACGCGCGTTGGCGCGAAGTGCGCGATGCCGATAAATACTCACGCCTGCGGGACTTTGGCCTGGCACTGCCGAAGCTGCGCAAACAGCTTGAAACGCTGCTGGACGCTCCGGATTTCAGCCGAGATAAAGTCATGGCCACCGTGATTACCTTGCTCGATGCGACGCTGATCCGGGTCGGCAACACGCAATACGCCCGGGAAAATCGATCCTATGGCCTGACCACCCTGCGCAGCCGTCACGTCGAGGTCAACGGCAGCGCGATCCTGTTCCAGTTTCGCGGCAAGAGTGGTGTCGAACACCAGATCACCTTGAAAGACCGACGCCTGGCGCGAATTATCAAGCGCTGCCTGGAGATTCCCGGACAAGACCTTTTCCAATACCTGGACGAAAATGGCGAGCGACACACCGTCAGCTCCTCAGATGTCAATGCTTACCTGCAAACCCTCACCGGCGCCGACTTCACGGCCAAGGATTATCGGACATGGGCCGGGAGCGTCCTGGCGTTGTCGGTGCTGCGTGAGTTGCAGTGGGAGCCTGAGTCGGACGCGAAACGGCATGTGGTCGAGATGGTCAAGAACGTTGCCAGGCAACTCGGTAACACCCCGGCCGTGTGCCGCAAGTGCTACATCCACCCGGCGGTGCTCGAAGGTTTTATGCTCGGCGCCTTGGCCCAACTGCCGCGGCCGAGACTGCGTAAAGGTCTCAGGGCAGAAGAAGTCGGGCTCGCCATGTATCTGGAGAAAATGATCGCTGAGGCAGAATCGACAAAATGA